CCACTTTAGGTCGCGGAGGTTCTGACACCTCGGCAGTGGCGATTGCGGCGGCGATCGAAGCTGACATTTGCGAAATATATACTGATGTCCCCGGAATTTTGACCACTGATCCACGTATTGTCCCCAAGGCACAAATGCTTGCGGAAATTACTTGCGACGAAATGCTAGAGCTAGCCAGTTTAGGGGCAAAAGTTTTGCATCCACGTTCTGTGGAAATTGCCCGTAACTTTGGCGTAAAAATGTGTGTGCGATCTAGTTGGCTAGATGATGCGGGTACGGTGATTACTTCGCCGCGCATTGGCACGGGCAATCTAAAATCCTTAGAAGTGAATCGTTTTGTAGAGACAGTTTCAATTGATTACGATCAAGTCAAAATTGCGCTGTTACAAATTCCTGATCGCCCTGGGATCGCATCCCAGTTATTCAAATCTCTCGCCGATCAAGGGATCAATGTTGACTTAATTATCCAAGCAGTGCAAGAAACCGAAGGGGTCAATGACATTGCCTTTACGATTCCGCAAAACCAGCTACAACTTGCCGAAGTAGTCACCCGTGGTTTAGAAATTGGCGCAAGTTTAGTCACCGTTGACTCCACCATTGCCAAAATCAGCATTATTGGTGTGGGCATGATCGGACAACCAGGTGTAGCCGCGCAAATGTTCACGGCTCTGGCGGACTCAGGGATCAATATTCAAATGATTTCCACTTCTGAAATTAAAATTAGTTGTGTGATAGCGGCGGCTGATGGTGAAGCGGCGATCGCAGCGATCCAAAAAACCTTCGATGTCCCAGTGCAATCGCATCAAGCCTGTGAGATCGCATCAGAGAGTAAAGCCGATGTTTCGCCTGTGCGTGGGGTCGCGCTAGATCGCAATCGCGCCAGAATTGCCGTGCAGCAAGTCCCTGATCGCCCAGGGATGGCGGCAAAAATCCTTGAGCAGCTTGTTGAGCAGAATATTAGTTTGGATATGATCGTCCAGTCGCAATCCAATCGCGATGTTAATGAAATTGCTTTTACGGTAGCGATCGCTGATCTTGCCAAAGCTGAAACCGCCCTCAAACAATATACTAAAGAGCTTGGCTATGGCGCAGTAACTTGCGATGCTGATATTAGTAAAGTCAGTATTGTGGGAGCAAATATGATCCATCAGTCGGGAATTGCCGCCCGCATGTTTAGTGCTCTCGCTGATTCAGGTATTAATATTGAGATGATCGCTACATCTGAAATTAAAGTAAGCTGTGTAGTGCGCGATCACCAAGCGGAACAAGCACTGAAAGTTATTCATCAAGAATTTAACCTGTCAGGTGATCGCGCAATCGAAGTTCCCAGTGCTTTGAGCAAGTAGTAAATGTGGCACAAAGCGCCATACTTACTAACTAAATACGCTTTAAGATAAGTACATATCCCGCGAGCATTTCTATGTCATCTGATAAATCTGGCGATCGCCCAAGCAATCCGCCCACTGATCCCAAGCAAGCGCCACCTGTACCTAAACAAGAAAATTCTTTTAAAAATTTCTTGTCTGATAACTTGCCTACCGTCACAGTGGCTATTTTGTTGGCAGTTGGTGTAAGAGTTTTTATTGCTGAGCCACGTTATATTCCTTCTAGCTCAATGGAGCCGACTTTATTAATTGACGATCGCTTAATTATCGATAAGCTTTCAATTCGTTGGCGCAAGCCTGAACGCGGTGAAATTATCGTTTTTAATCCACCTAATGATCCCGTTGTGCCTGATGCGTCTAAGGTGTATATCAAGCGAGTAATTGGTTTGCCAGGCGATCGCATCAGTATTCGTGATGGCAAAGTATTTATCAATGATGCGCCTCTAAATGAGCCATACATTGCAACACCGCCAAATTACACTTTGCCAACCCAAGACGATGCTCTCTGCCCTAGATGTTTCCGCCCTGACAATGTGCAATCTAGTAAGGGTTTTCCATTTTTCACAGTGCCTAGTGGTAAATATTGGGTAATGGGGGATAACCGCAATAATAGTTTGGATTCTCACGCATGGGGATTTATGCCCGAAGAGAATCTAGTTGGAAGAGCCATGTTTCGCTACTGGCCCTTTGACAATCGTGTTGGTAATTTAAGCGTTCCTAAATACTAGACCCTCCCCCCATCCCCCTCTATCAATAAGGAGAGGGGGAGAAAGATTTGTCCTCTTATAGAAATTGATACATGTCCACAGAAGTTAAGTCAGATTCGCAAGTTCCCATTAAGCCTTGGTGGCAACAACATGGTGAAACCATTCGTATTTTTATTGTGGCTCTTGCGATCGCCTTATTTCTGCGTGCGTATATTGTCGAGCCACGCTTCATTCCCTCTGGCTCTATGGAGCCAACTTTGCAAGTGGGCGATCGCATCCTAGTCGATAAAATCTCAATGCAATGGCAAGAACCCCAACGTGGCGATATTTTGATTTTCTATCCACCTAAGTCTCCTGCGATTGAAGACAACACTAAAGCTTATATTAAGCGTCTAATTGGAATCGAAGGCGATCTCATTGGAGTACGTGGTGGCAAGGTCTATCGCAATGGGGAAGCACTGAATGAGCCATATATTGCGGAAGCTCCTAAATATATGATGCGTACTGTGACTGTGCCAAAAGGTCATTACTGGATGATGGGCGACAATCGCAATCACAGTAATGATTCACATATTTGGGGATTTTTGCCAAAGGAAAATGTCATCGGTAAAGCGACTATTAGATTTTTTCCTTTTGGCGATCGGTTAGGTTCAAT
This genomic stretch from Pseudanabaena galeata CCNP1313 harbors:
- a CDS encoding aspartate kinase yields the protein MALIVQKYGGSSVADADRIKAVRDRIKRTVDAGNQVVVVVSAMGKTTDGLVALAESVTATHTQTLTEIAAKEREMDLLLATGEQITIAALSMALQAIGQPAIAMNGSQVRVVTEPNHTRARILYVEPDQIRSALDLGKVVVIAGFQGVAIDRATGLPSNEITTLGRGGSDTSAVAIAAAIEADICEIYTDVPGILTTDPRIVPKAQMLAEITCDEMLELASLGAKVLHPRSVEIARNFGVKMCVRSSWLDDAGTVITSPRIGTGNLKSLEVNRFVETVSIDYDQVKIALLQIPDRPGIASQLFKSLADQGINVDLIIQAVQETEGVNDIAFTIPQNQLQLAEVVTRGLEIGASLVTVDSTIAKISIIGVGMIGQPGVAAQMFTALADSGINIQMISTSEIKISCVIAAADGEAAIAAIQKTFDVPVQSHQACEIASESKADVSPVRGVALDRNRARIAVQQVPDRPGMAAKILEQLVEQNISLDMIVQSQSNRDVNEIAFTVAIADLAKAETALKQYTKELGYGAVTCDADISKVSIVGANMIHQSGIAARMFSALADSGINIEMIATSEIKVSCVVRDHQAEQALKVIHQEFNLSGDRAIEVPSALSK
- the lepB gene encoding signal peptidase I — encoded protein: MSSDKSGDRPSNPPTDPKQAPPVPKQENSFKNFLSDNLPTVTVAILLAVGVRVFIAEPRYIPSSSMEPTLLIDDRLIIDKLSIRWRKPERGEIIVFNPPNDPVVPDASKVYIKRVIGLPGDRISIRDGKVFINDAPLNEPYIATPPNYTLPTQDDALCPRCFRPDNVQSSKGFPFFTVPSGKYWVMGDNRNNSLDSHAWGFMPEENLVGRAMFRYWPFDNRVGNLSVPKY
- the lepB gene encoding signal peptidase I, which gives rise to MSTEVKSDSQVPIKPWWQQHGETIRIFIVALAIALFLRAYIVEPRFIPSGSMEPTLQVGDRILVDKISMQWQEPQRGDILIFYPPKSPAIEDNTKAYIKRLIGIEGDLIGVRGGKVYRNGEALNEPYIAEAPKYMMRTVTVPKGHYWMMGDNRNHSNDSHIWGFLPKENVIGKATIRFFPFGDRLGSITTSK